From a single Syngnathus scovelli strain Florida chromosome 2, RoL_Ssco_1.2, whole genome shotgun sequence genomic region:
- the LOC125989052 gene encoding neuronal acetylcholine receptor subunit alpha-4 isoform X4: MATSCSLKSTMGVNKCFSLLLLTLGTQVYCYTGPRAHAEEKLLQDLFVRYNKLSRPVENSSDTVLVHFGLSIAQLIDVDEKNQMMTTNVWLKQEWNDYKLRWNPEEYENVTSIRIPSEIIWRPDIVLYNNADGDFAVTHLTKAHLFHDGRIKWMPPAIYKSSCSIDVTFFPFDQQSCKMKFGSWTYDRAKIDLISIASDVDQMDYWESGEWVIMNAVGKYNTKKYECCAEIYADITYYFIIRRLPLFYTINLIIPCLLISCLTVLVFYLPSQCGEKITLCISVLLSLTVFLLLITEIIPSTSLVIPLIGEYLLFTMVFVTLSIIITVFVLNVHHRSPQTHGMPHWVRRVFLDMVPRVLFMKRPPGTAKQHCKKLIEMMHRPTIISATGNSQTFWTGLETGLTQIGQVQIPSDSPNIRVCSPSPSSSPIKELNQEDPPVKANIFCQSPIKQYSVLQRGQNTSILSSSQLSLPPTLALGPLHTLSTEDTNKLSSKGRSLSVEQMCDLQREVPLRAAQRCHSGGFQYCCLHNEAPEKWTGTPNQTKQASTNCLTETLNAEPAKDPGNQQEAVIHRMSPAMQRALEGVQYIADHLRAEDDDFSVKEDWKYVAMVIDRIFLWMFVLVCILGSVGLFLPPWLAGMI; this comes from the exons ATGGCGACATCGTGCAGCTTGAAAAGCACCATGGGTGTAAACAAATGTTTCAGCTTACTTTTGCTCACTCTCGGCACACAAG TCTACTGCTACACTGGACCCCGGGCTCACGCTGAGGAGAAGCTACTCCAGGATCTGTTTGTGCGTTACAATAAGCTCTCCAGGCCTGTTGAAAACTCATCAGACACAGTTCTGGTCCACTTTGGTCTCTCTATTGCTCAGCTTATCGATGTG GATGAGAAGAACCAGATGATGACCACAAACGTCTGGCTCAAGCAA GAATGGAACGATTACAAGCTGCGCTGGAACCCAGAGGAATACGAAAACGTCACCTCCATCCGCATTCCTTCAGAGATTATCTGGAGGCCTGACATCGTCCTTTATAATAA TGCTGATGGTGACTTTGCGGTAACCCACCTAACTAAGGCACACCTATTCCATGATGGACGGATAAAGTGGATGCCACCAGCCATCTACAAATCTTCATGTAGCATCGATGTCACCTTTTTCCCCTTTGACCAACAAAGCTGCAAGATGAAGTTTGGCTCATGGACCTATGACCGGGCCAAGATTGACCTTATCAGCATAGCCAGCGATGTGGACCAGATGGACTACTGGGAGAGCGGCGAGTGGGTTATCATGAATGCTGTGGGCAAGTACAACACCAAAAAGTACGAGTGCTGCGCTGAGATCTATGCAGACATCACATACTACTTCATCATCCGAAGGCTCCCGCTGTTCTACACCATTAATCTTATCATCCCCTGTCTGCTTATTTCCTGTTTGACTGTGCTGGTGTTTTATTTACCGTCACAATGTGGAGAGAAGATCACCTTGTGTATTTCCGTTTTATTGTCTCTCACTGTATTCCTGCTGTTGATCACAGAGATAATACCATCCACATCCTTGGTGATTCCACTCATTGGCGAATACCTGCTGTTTACCATGGTCTTTGTTACCCTTTCAATTATAATCACCGTATTTGTTTTGAACGTACACCACCGATCACCTCAAACCCACGGAATGCCCcattgggtgcgaagggtcttttTGGACATGGTGCCCAGGGTCCTGTTCATGAAGCGGCCCCCGGGCACAGCCAAACAACACTGCAAGAAGCTGATCGAGATGATGCACCGCCCAACCATAATATCAGCAACGGGCAACTCCCAGACCTTTTGGACGGGTTTAGAGACAGGGCTGACGCAAATAGGACAGGTCCAAATTCCATCCGACAGCCCAAACATCCGCGTCTGCTCCCCTTCGCCATCCTCCTCCCCTATCAAGGAACTCAACCAGGAAGATCCTCCAGTTAAGGCCAACATTTTCTGCCAGTCACCCATTAAACAGTATTCAGTTCTTCAACGAGGGCAAAACACTTCCATCTTGTCATCTTCTCAACTTTCCTTACCCCCAACTTTGGCTCTCGGACCCCTTCACACCCTTTCCACGGAAGACACAAATAAACTGTCGTCAAAAGGCCGCTCACTCAGCGTAGAGCAAATGTGCgacctgcagagggaggttccCCTGAGAGCTGCACAACGTTGTCACTCGGGCGGCTTCCAGTACTGTTGCCTCCACAACGAAGCGCCGGAGAAATGGACTGGGaccccaaaccaaaccaaacaagCCTCGACAAATTGCCTCACAGAAACCCTCAACGCAGAGCCCGCTAAAGACCCAGGAAACCAACAAGAGGCCGTGATTCATCGCATGTCTCCTGCTATGCAACGAGCCCTTGAGGGTGTTCAATACATAGCTGATCATCTCAGGGCGGAGGATGACGACTTCTCG GTGAAGGAGGACTGGAAGTACGTCGCCATGGTCATCGACAGAATATTCCTCTGGATGTTTGTTCTGGTGTGTATACTGGGATCAGTGGGACTCTTTCTACCTCCTTGGCTGGCTGGAATGATCTGA
- the LOC125989052 gene encoding neuronal acetylcholine receptor subunit alpha-4 isoform X5, which produces MTPAWSSRVYCYTGPRAHAEEKLLQDLFVRYNKLSRPVENSSDTVLVHFGLSIAQLIDVDEKNQMMTTNVWLKQEWNDYKLRWNPEEYENVTSIRIPSEIIWRPDIVLYNNADGDFAVTHLTKAHLFHDGRIKWMPPAIYKSSCSIDVTFFPFDQQSCKMKFGSWTYDRAKIDLISIASDVDQMDYWESGEWVIMNAVGKYNTKKYECCAEIYADITYYFIIRRLPLFYTINLIIPCLLISCLTVLVFYLPSQCGEKITLCISVLLSLTVFLLLITEIIPSTSLVIPLIGEYLLFTMVFVTLSIIITVFVLNVHHRSPQTHGMPHWVRRVFLDMVPRVLFMKRPPGTAKQHCKKLIEMMHRPTIISATGNSQTFWTGLETGLTQIGQVQIPSDSPNIRVCSPSPSSSPIKELNQEDPPVKANIFCQSPIKQYSVLQRGQNTSILSSSQLSLPPTLALGPLHTLSTEDTNKLSSKGRSLSVEQMCDLQREVPLRAAQRCHSGGFQYCCLHNEAPEKWTGTPNQTKQASTNCLTETLNAEPAKDPGNQQEAVIHRMSPAMQRALEGVQYIADHLRAEDDDFSVKEDWKYVAMVIDRIFLWMFVLVCILGSVGLFLPPWLAGMI; this is translated from the exons ATGACGCCAGCTTGGTCTAGCAGAG TCTACTGCTACACTGGACCCCGGGCTCACGCTGAGGAGAAGCTACTCCAGGATCTGTTTGTGCGTTACAATAAGCTCTCCAGGCCTGTTGAAAACTCATCAGACACAGTTCTGGTCCACTTTGGTCTCTCTATTGCTCAGCTTATCGATGTG GATGAGAAGAACCAGATGATGACCACAAACGTCTGGCTCAAGCAA GAATGGAACGATTACAAGCTGCGCTGGAACCCAGAGGAATACGAAAACGTCACCTCCATCCGCATTCCTTCAGAGATTATCTGGAGGCCTGACATCGTCCTTTATAATAA TGCTGATGGTGACTTTGCGGTAACCCACCTAACTAAGGCACACCTATTCCATGATGGACGGATAAAGTGGATGCCACCAGCCATCTACAAATCTTCATGTAGCATCGATGTCACCTTTTTCCCCTTTGACCAACAAAGCTGCAAGATGAAGTTTGGCTCATGGACCTATGACCGGGCCAAGATTGACCTTATCAGCATAGCCAGCGATGTGGACCAGATGGACTACTGGGAGAGCGGCGAGTGGGTTATCATGAATGCTGTGGGCAAGTACAACACCAAAAAGTACGAGTGCTGCGCTGAGATCTATGCAGACATCACATACTACTTCATCATCCGAAGGCTCCCGCTGTTCTACACCATTAATCTTATCATCCCCTGTCTGCTTATTTCCTGTTTGACTGTGCTGGTGTTTTATTTACCGTCACAATGTGGAGAGAAGATCACCTTGTGTATTTCCGTTTTATTGTCTCTCACTGTATTCCTGCTGTTGATCACAGAGATAATACCATCCACATCCTTGGTGATTCCACTCATTGGCGAATACCTGCTGTTTACCATGGTCTTTGTTACCCTTTCAATTATAATCACCGTATTTGTTTTGAACGTACACCACCGATCACCTCAAACCCACGGAATGCCCcattgggtgcgaagggtcttttTGGACATGGTGCCCAGGGTCCTGTTCATGAAGCGGCCCCCGGGCACAGCCAAACAACACTGCAAGAAGCTGATCGAGATGATGCACCGCCCAACCATAATATCAGCAACGGGCAACTCCCAGACCTTTTGGACGGGTTTAGAGACAGGGCTGACGCAAATAGGACAGGTCCAAATTCCATCCGACAGCCCAAACATCCGCGTCTGCTCCCCTTCGCCATCCTCCTCCCCTATCAAGGAACTCAACCAGGAAGATCCTCCAGTTAAGGCCAACATTTTCTGCCAGTCACCCATTAAACAGTATTCAGTTCTTCAACGAGGGCAAAACACTTCCATCTTGTCATCTTCTCAACTTTCCTTACCCCCAACTTTGGCTCTCGGACCCCTTCACACCCTTTCCACGGAAGACACAAATAAACTGTCGTCAAAAGGCCGCTCACTCAGCGTAGAGCAAATGTGCgacctgcagagggaggttccCCTGAGAGCTGCACAACGTTGTCACTCGGGCGGCTTCCAGTACTGTTGCCTCCACAACGAAGCGCCGGAGAAATGGACTGGGaccccaaaccaaaccaaacaagCCTCGACAAATTGCCTCACAGAAACCCTCAACGCAGAGCCCGCTAAAGACCCAGGAAACCAACAAGAGGCCGTGATTCATCGCATGTCTCCTGCTATGCAACGAGCCCTTGAGGGTGTTCAATACATAGCTGATCATCTCAGGGCGGAGGATGACGACTTCTCG GTGAAGGAGGACTGGAAGTACGTCGCCATGGTCATCGACAGAATATTCCTCTGGATGTTTGTTCTGGTGTGTATACTGGGATCAGTGGGACTCTTTCTACCTCCTTGGCTGGCTGGAATGATCTGA
- the LOC125989052 gene encoding neuronal acetylcholine receptor subunit alpha-4 isoform X2, which translates to MSCTPRELVALPAVLLTSRSLTKADKSIGFDWLSQTRKRCFDSSTVYCYTGPRAHAEEKLLQDLFVRYNKLSRPVENSSDTVLVHFGLSIAQLIDVDEKNQMMTTNVWLKQEWNDYKLRWNPEEYENVTSIRIPSEIIWRPDIVLYNNADGDFAVTHLTKAHLFHDGRIKWMPPAIYKSSCSIDVTFFPFDQQSCKMKFGSWTYDRAKIDLISIASDVDQMDYWESGEWVIMNAVGKYNTKKYECCAEIYADITYYFIIRRLPLFYTINLIIPCLLISCLTVLVFYLPSQCGEKITLCISVLLSLTVFLLLITEIIPSTSLVIPLIGEYLLFTMVFVTLSIIITVFVLNVHHRSPQTHGMPHWVRRVFLDMVPRVLFMKRPPGTAKQHCKKLIEMMHRPTIISATGNSQTFWTGLETGLTQIGQVQIPSDSPNIRVCSPSPSSSPIKELNQEDPPVKANIFCQSPIKQYSVLQRGQNTSILSSSQLSLPPTLALGPLHTLSTEDTNKLSSKGRSLSVEQMCDLQREVPLRAAQRCHSGGFQYCCLHNEAPEKWTGTPNQTKQASTNCLTETLNAEPAKDPGNQQEAVIHRMSPAMQRALEGVQYIADHLRAEDDDFSVKEDWKYVAMVIDRIFLWMFVLELKCPCFIHTGLTKLPLSS; encoded by the exons TCTACTGCTACACTGGACCCCGGGCTCACGCTGAGGAGAAGCTACTCCAGGATCTGTTTGTGCGTTACAATAAGCTCTCCAGGCCTGTTGAAAACTCATCAGACACAGTTCTGGTCCACTTTGGTCTCTCTATTGCTCAGCTTATCGATGTG GATGAGAAGAACCAGATGATGACCACAAACGTCTGGCTCAAGCAA GAATGGAACGATTACAAGCTGCGCTGGAACCCAGAGGAATACGAAAACGTCACCTCCATCCGCATTCCTTCAGAGATTATCTGGAGGCCTGACATCGTCCTTTATAATAA TGCTGATGGTGACTTTGCGGTAACCCACCTAACTAAGGCACACCTATTCCATGATGGACGGATAAAGTGGATGCCACCAGCCATCTACAAATCTTCATGTAGCATCGATGTCACCTTTTTCCCCTTTGACCAACAAAGCTGCAAGATGAAGTTTGGCTCATGGACCTATGACCGGGCCAAGATTGACCTTATCAGCATAGCCAGCGATGTGGACCAGATGGACTACTGGGAGAGCGGCGAGTGGGTTATCATGAATGCTGTGGGCAAGTACAACACCAAAAAGTACGAGTGCTGCGCTGAGATCTATGCAGACATCACATACTACTTCATCATCCGAAGGCTCCCGCTGTTCTACACCATTAATCTTATCATCCCCTGTCTGCTTATTTCCTGTTTGACTGTGCTGGTGTTTTATTTACCGTCACAATGTGGAGAGAAGATCACCTTGTGTATTTCCGTTTTATTGTCTCTCACTGTATTCCTGCTGTTGATCACAGAGATAATACCATCCACATCCTTGGTGATTCCACTCATTGGCGAATACCTGCTGTTTACCATGGTCTTTGTTACCCTTTCAATTATAATCACCGTATTTGTTTTGAACGTACACCACCGATCACCTCAAACCCACGGAATGCCCcattgggtgcgaagggtcttttTGGACATGGTGCCCAGGGTCCTGTTCATGAAGCGGCCCCCGGGCACAGCCAAACAACACTGCAAGAAGCTGATCGAGATGATGCACCGCCCAACCATAATATCAGCAACGGGCAACTCCCAGACCTTTTGGACGGGTTTAGAGACAGGGCTGACGCAAATAGGACAGGTCCAAATTCCATCCGACAGCCCAAACATCCGCGTCTGCTCCCCTTCGCCATCCTCCTCCCCTATCAAGGAACTCAACCAGGAAGATCCTCCAGTTAAGGCCAACATTTTCTGCCAGTCACCCATTAAACAGTATTCAGTTCTTCAACGAGGGCAAAACACTTCCATCTTGTCATCTTCTCAACTTTCCTTACCCCCAACTTTGGCTCTCGGACCCCTTCACACCCTTTCCACGGAAGACACAAATAAACTGTCGTCAAAAGGCCGCTCACTCAGCGTAGAGCAAATGTGCgacctgcagagggaggttccCCTGAGAGCTGCACAACGTTGTCACTCGGGCGGCTTCCAGTACTGTTGCCTCCACAACGAAGCGCCGGAGAAATGGACTGGGaccccaaaccaaaccaaacaagCCTCGACAAATTGCCTCACAGAAACCCTCAACGCAGAGCCCGCTAAAGACCCAGGAAACCAACAAGAGGCCGTGATTCATCGCATGTCTCCTGCTATGCAACGAGCCCTTGAGGGTGTTCAATACATAGCTGATCATCTCAGGGCGGAGGATGACGACTTCTCG GTGAAGGAGGACTGGAAGTACGTCGCCATGGTCATCGACAGAATATTCCTCTGGATGTTTGTTCTG GAACTCAAGTGCCCTTGTTTTATACACACTGGACTCACCAAgttgccactctctagctga
- the LOC125989052 gene encoding neuronal acetylcholine receptor subunit alpha-4 isoform X1, producing the protein MSCTPRELVALPAVLLTSRSLTKADKSIGFDWLSQTRKRCFDSSTVYCYTGPRAHAEEKLLQDLFVRYNKLSRPVENSSDTVLVHFGLSIAQLIDVDEKNQMMTTNVWLKQEWNDYKLRWNPEEYENVTSIRIPSEIIWRPDIVLYNNADGDFAVTHLTKAHLFHDGRIKWMPPAIYKSSCSIDVTFFPFDQQSCKMKFGSWTYDRAKIDLISIASDVDQMDYWESGEWVIMNAVGKYNTKKYECCAEIYADITYYFIIRRLPLFYTINLIIPCLLISCLTVLVFYLPSQCGEKITLCISVLLSLTVFLLLITEIIPSTSLVIPLIGEYLLFTMVFVTLSIIITVFVLNVHHRSPQTHGMPHWVRRVFLDMVPRVLFMKRPPGTAKQHCKKLIEMMHRPTIISATGNSQTFWTGLETGLTQIGQVQIPSDSPNIRVCSPSPSSSPIKELNQEDPPVKANIFCQSPIKQYSVLQRGQNTSILSSSQLSLPPTLALGPLHTLSTEDTNKLSSKGRSLSVEQMCDLQREVPLRAAQRCHSGGFQYCCLHNEAPEKWTGTPNQTKQASTNCLTETLNAEPAKDPGNQQEAVIHRMSPAMQRALEGVQYIADHLRAEDDDFSVKEDWKYVAMVIDRIFLWMFVLVCILGSVGLFLPPWLAGMI; encoded by the exons TCTACTGCTACACTGGACCCCGGGCTCACGCTGAGGAGAAGCTACTCCAGGATCTGTTTGTGCGTTACAATAAGCTCTCCAGGCCTGTTGAAAACTCATCAGACACAGTTCTGGTCCACTTTGGTCTCTCTATTGCTCAGCTTATCGATGTG GATGAGAAGAACCAGATGATGACCACAAACGTCTGGCTCAAGCAA GAATGGAACGATTACAAGCTGCGCTGGAACCCAGAGGAATACGAAAACGTCACCTCCATCCGCATTCCTTCAGAGATTATCTGGAGGCCTGACATCGTCCTTTATAATAA TGCTGATGGTGACTTTGCGGTAACCCACCTAACTAAGGCACACCTATTCCATGATGGACGGATAAAGTGGATGCCACCAGCCATCTACAAATCTTCATGTAGCATCGATGTCACCTTTTTCCCCTTTGACCAACAAAGCTGCAAGATGAAGTTTGGCTCATGGACCTATGACCGGGCCAAGATTGACCTTATCAGCATAGCCAGCGATGTGGACCAGATGGACTACTGGGAGAGCGGCGAGTGGGTTATCATGAATGCTGTGGGCAAGTACAACACCAAAAAGTACGAGTGCTGCGCTGAGATCTATGCAGACATCACATACTACTTCATCATCCGAAGGCTCCCGCTGTTCTACACCATTAATCTTATCATCCCCTGTCTGCTTATTTCCTGTTTGACTGTGCTGGTGTTTTATTTACCGTCACAATGTGGAGAGAAGATCACCTTGTGTATTTCCGTTTTATTGTCTCTCACTGTATTCCTGCTGTTGATCACAGAGATAATACCATCCACATCCTTGGTGATTCCACTCATTGGCGAATACCTGCTGTTTACCATGGTCTTTGTTACCCTTTCAATTATAATCACCGTATTTGTTTTGAACGTACACCACCGATCACCTCAAACCCACGGAATGCCCcattgggtgcgaagggtcttttTGGACATGGTGCCCAGGGTCCTGTTCATGAAGCGGCCCCCGGGCACAGCCAAACAACACTGCAAGAAGCTGATCGAGATGATGCACCGCCCAACCATAATATCAGCAACGGGCAACTCCCAGACCTTTTGGACGGGTTTAGAGACAGGGCTGACGCAAATAGGACAGGTCCAAATTCCATCCGACAGCCCAAACATCCGCGTCTGCTCCCCTTCGCCATCCTCCTCCCCTATCAAGGAACTCAACCAGGAAGATCCTCCAGTTAAGGCCAACATTTTCTGCCAGTCACCCATTAAACAGTATTCAGTTCTTCAACGAGGGCAAAACACTTCCATCTTGTCATCTTCTCAACTTTCCTTACCCCCAACTTTGGCTCTCGGACCCCTTCACACCCTTTCCACGGAAGACACAAATAAACTGTCGTCAAAAGGCCGCTCACTCAGCGTAGAGCAAATGTGCgacctgcagagggaggttccCCTGAGAGCTGCACAACGTTGTCACTCGGGCGGCTTCCAGTACTGTTGCCTCCACAACGAAGCGCCGGAGAAATGGACTGGGaccccaaaccaaaccaaacaagCCTCGACAAATTGCCTCACAGAAACCCTCAACGCAGAGCCCGCTAAAGACCCAGGAAACCAACAAGAGGCCGTGATTCATCGCATGTCTCCTGCTATGCAACGAGCCCTTGAGGGTGTTCAATACATAGCTGATCATCTCAGGGCGGAGGATGACGACTTCTCG GTGAAGGAGGACTGGAAGTACGTCGCCATGGTCATCGACAGAATATTCCTCTGGATGTTTGTTCTGGTGTGTATACTGGGATCAGTGGGACTCTTTCTACCTCCTTGGCTGGCTGGAATGATCTGA
- the LOC125989052 gene encoding neuronal acetylcholine receptor subunit alpha-4 isoform X3, producing the protein MSCTPRELVALPAVLLTSRSLTKADKSIGFDWLSQTRKRCFDSSTVYCYTGPRAHAEEKLLQDLFVRYNKLSRPVENSSDTVLVHFGLSIAQLIDVDEKNQMMTTNVWLKQEWNDYKLRWNPEEYENVTSIRIPSEIIWRPDIVLYNNADGDFAVTHLTKAHLFHDGRIKWMPPAIYKSSCSIDVTFFPFDQQSCKMKFGSWTYDRAKIDLISIASDVDQMDYWESGEWVIMNAVGKYNTKKYECCAEIYADITYYFIIRRLPLFYTINLIIPCLLISCLTVLVFYLPSQCGEKITLCISVLLSLTVFLLLITEIIPSTSLVIPLIGEYLLFTMVFVTLSIIITVFVLNVHHRSPQTHGMPHWVRRVFLDMVPRVLFMKRPPGTAKQHCKKLIEMMHRPTIISATGNSQTFWTGLETGLTQIGQVQIPSDSPNIRVCSPSPSSSPIKELNQEDPPVKANIFCQSPIKQYSVLQRGQNTSILSSSQLSLPPTLALGPLHTLSTEDTNKLSSKGRSLSVEQMCDLQREVPLRAAQRCHSGGFQYCCLHNEAPEKWTGTPNQTKQASTNCLTETLNAEPAKDPGNQQEAVIHRMSPAMQRALEGVQYIADHLRAEDDDFSVKEDWKYVAMVIDRIFLWMFVLELQVFCPR; encoded by the exons TCTACTGCTACACTGGACCCCGGGCTCACGCTGAGGAGAAGCTACTCCAGGATCTGTTTGTGCGTTACAATAAGCTCTCCAGGCCTGTTGAAAACTCATCAGACACAGTTCTGGTCCACTTTGGTCTCTCTATTGCTCAGCTTATCGATGTG GATGAGAAGAACCAGATGATGACCACAAACGTCTGGCTCAAGCAA GAATGGAACGATTACAAGCTGCGCTGGAACCCAGAGGAATACGAAAACGTCACCTCCATCCGCATTCCTTCAGAGATTATCTGGAGGCCTGACATCGTCCTTTATAATAA TGCTGATGGTGACTTTGCGGTAACCCACCTAACTAAGGCACACCTATTCCATGATGGACGGATAAAGTGGATGCCACCAGCCATCTACAAATCTTCATGTAGCATCGATGTCACCTTTTTCCCCTTTGACCAACAAAGCTGCAAGATGAAGTTTGGCTCATGGACCTATGACCGGGCCAAGATTGACCTTATCAGCATAGCCAGCGATGTGGACCAGATGGACTACTGGGAGAGCGGCGAGTGGGTTATCATGAATGCTGTGGGCAAGTACAACACCAAAAAGTACGAGTGCTGCGCTGAGATCTATGCAGACATCACATACTACTTCATCATCCGAAGGCTCCCGCTGTTCTACACCATTAATCTTATCATCCCCTGTCTGCTTATTTCCTGTTTGACTGTGCTGGTGTTTTATTTACCGTCACAATGTGGAGAGAAGATCACCTTGTGTATTTCCGTTTTATTGTCTCTCACTGTATTCCTGCTGTTGATCACAGAGATAATACCATCCACATCCTTGGTGATTCCACTCATTGGCGAATACCTGCTGTTTACCATGGTCTTTGTTACCCTTTCAATTATAATCACCGTATTTGTTTTGAACGTACACCACCGATCACCTCAAACCCACGGAATGCCCcattgggtgcgaagggtcttttTGGACATGGTGCCCAGGGTCCTGTTCATGAAGCGGCCCCCGGGCACAGCCAAACAACACTGCAAGAAGCTGATCGAGATGATGCACCGCCCAACCATAATATCAGCAACGGGCAACTCCCAGACCTTTTGGACGGGTTTAGAGACAGGGCTGACGCAAATAGGACAGGTCCAAATTCCATCCGACAGCCCAAACATCCGCGTCTGCTCCCCTTCGCCATCCTCCTCCCCTATCAAGGAACTCAACCAGGAAGATCCTCCAGTTAAGGCCAACATTTTCTGCCAGTCACCCATTAAACAGTATTCAGTTCTTCAACGAGGGCAAAACACTTCCATCTTGTCATCTTCTCAACTTTCCTTACCCCCAACTTTGGCTCTCGGACCCCTTCACACCCTTTCCACGGAAGACACAAATAAACTGTCGTCAAAAGGCCGCTCACTCAGCGTAGAGCAAATGTGCgacctgcagagggaggttccCCTGAGAGCTGCACAACGTTGTCACTCGGGCGGCTTCCAGTACTGTTGCCTCCACAACGAAGCGCCGGAGAAATGGACTGGGaccccaaaccaaaccaaacaagCCTCGACAAATTGCCTCACAGAAACCCTCAACGCAGAGCCCGCTAAAGACCCAGGAAACCAACAAGAGGCCGTGATTCATCGCATGTCTCCTGCTATGCAACGAGCCCTTGAGGGTGTTCAATACATAGCTGATCATCTCAGGGCGGAGGATGACGACTTCTCG GTGAAGGAGGACTGGAAGTACGTCGCCATGGTCATCGACAGAATATTCCTCTGGATGTTTGTTCTG gAGCTTCAAGTGTTTTGTCCCAGATGA